The genomic DNA TTTAAAAGTTTAAGCAGCTCTTTACGCTTGTTCTCAATCCAATAGTTCATGGTGTCAGAAGCAATAAGTTTTGGGTTTTTGACCTGATTTAAGACTCTTATCTGTATCTCAGGGTCAATATTAGCTAAGAATAGATATTTGCTATTCTGATAGCTTCTGGGTATCTTAGGATTGAAATTGGCAAATACATTTAAATCAGTTGTTATGGTCTTTGGATTTGAAAAATCCCACCCGTATTCACCTTCCCAATAGAATGTCTTACCTTGCTCTATCTTTAAACCCTCTATATTGATATGCTTATTTTTTAAAAACCGGATATGTTTTTTGGGAAAGTCTTCTCCTGCAACAGCAACAATTTTAACAGGAGCGAAGTTTATTGCACTTATAGAGAAGTAGACAGCAGAGCCGCCAAGTATTTTGTCAGCCTTACCGAATGGTGTCTTTATGGTATCCAGCGCGACAGAACCAACTACTAAAATGCTCATGGTCATTTATTTTATCAATAAAATTTTAAATAGGAAGTGTTAAATTACGGTATTTGAGATGATTTTCTCTCTTAGCATTTTAATTGCAATTTTTTGAATCTAATTTTATAATTGTAAAACATTGGTTTAAAGTAAAATACCACTGAAATATAGAAAATATTATTAATACTAGGAGGAGTATATGGATAGGCGTGTTTTAATCATCATCTTACTGGTTGTTGTCGGAGGAGGATTTTTAATATGGGGAGTAAGTTCGTCTAGAGAGGATTCAGAGCAAGTATATCAGGATCAAGGTGTAACAGAGTTATCTCAAGATGATACGGAAGTCTCTGCTGCTTCTGAGATAGAGAGTATTTCTCAGTTTGATGCTTTGATTGAAAAAGGAGCGGAAGGTACTTTTGAAGAAGGATTATTATTTGCCAAGCAGCTCACAGAAAATAATAAGCTAATAGAGGCTAGAGAAGTGTACAAGAGATTAGTCCAGAATTTTTCTAGCCATCCTGACGTAGGCAAATTAGAGCAGAAACTTTGGGGTATAAATATGAAGATAATGTTCTCTCCTCTTCTCTCCGATGATTCTGTAATATATGAGGTTAAGAAAGGAGATACTCTGTATTTAATAGCAAAGCATTTTAATACAACAGTAGGTTTCTTAAAGAGGAGCAATAGTTTAAGTTCAGATTTAATCAGGATAGGACAGAGGTTGAAAATTGTGACTTCAAAACCCTCTATTATTGTAGATAAATCTTTAAATATTCTGACTCTTAAAATGGATGATGAAATAGTTAGGGTTTATTCTTGCTCAACAGGTGAGTTTAATTCAACCCCAACCGGAGACTTTAAGATCATAAATAAACTTTCTCATCCTACTTGGTATAAAACCGGTGCAGTTGTTCCTCCGGATAGTGAGGAGAATATACTTGGCAGCCGCTGGATGGGTTTTGAACTTGCAGGATACGGTATCCATGGTACAACTAAACCCCAAAGCATCGGCCAACAGGTAACCGCTGGCTGCGTCAGGCTTTACAACAAAGATGTTGAAGAGCTTTATGACGTTGTACCTCTAGGCACTAAAGTTACTATCATTGAATAATTATGGCTGAACTGGATTTTGAAAGACCGATACTGGAGTTAGAAAGAAAGATCTCCGAGCTGGAGAGTTTCTCTCAAGATAAGAATATCAATCTTGATGATGAGATTGGCGGTTTTCAAGGGAAATTAGAGAATCTTAAAAAAGAGATATACGGAGCTTTAACGCCTTGGCAGAAGATTCAGGTATCACGTCATTCAGATCGCCCGACTCTATTGGACTATGCCAATATGATCATGGATGATTTTATAGAGCTTCATGGCGATAGATGTTTTGGAGATGATAAAGCTTTAATTACAGGGCTTGCAAAGATAGGCGGAGAGAGAGTTGCTGTTGTTGGGCACCAAAAGGGAAGAGATACAAAAGAGAATTTAGAGCGGAATTTCGGTTGTGCTCATCCTGAAGGATATAGAAAAGCTGCCAGAATCTTTAGCTTGGCTGAGAGATTCTCTTTGCCGGTCATATCTTTGATAGATACTCCAGGTGCTTATCCCGGCGTTGGAGCCGAAGAGAGAGGTCAGGCTCATTCCATAGCTGAAAATATCAGAGATATGTTTCAGATAAAGACCCCTATCATTGTTGTTATTATAGGAGAGGGAGGAAGCGGCGGAGCCTTAGGGATAGGTATAGGTGATAGGGTCTCTATGTTTGAGTATTCTTATTATTCTGTTATATCGCCGGAAGGCTGTGCTGCGATATTATGGCGGGACAGAGCAATGGCAGAACAGGCTTCAAAGGCATTAAGACTTAACGCAGAAGATCTATTAAGTTTTGGGATAATAGATGGGATAATAGAAGAACCTTTAGGCGGGGCGCATAGAGAGCCTGAAGTTGCTGCCAATAATCTTAAAGATTTTATCTGCCGGTCTTTAAGCGAGCTTAAAGGTATATCCATTCAAGACCTTATAGATAAGCGTTATCAGAAATTTAGGAAGATAGGTCTTATATCTGAATCTTCTTCGTGATCTTTATCTGTCTCTCTTCTTAAATAATTTATAAGTATCTATTCTCTGTCTTACAGAGAGGGGATAATTCAGAAATGTTTTCTCCAGTAGATTTGAAGTTTTGCCTCCGGAGATTCCCCGTTTTGAACTTTCTATAAATGCTATTATCTCCTTTGCTTTAGTTGATTCTATCTTTTTAAGTTCTTCTATTATTTTATTTAAAGGTAATCTTTTGCGATATATTATTGTGTAAGCTTTTTTGACTTCATCTATCTCTTCATTGCTAAAACCAGCACGTTTTATACCTACTCTATTAATTCCAAATATTTTAGAATTACCTATTAACATCATAAACGGAGGTACGTCTTTTGTTACACGCGATAGCCCTCCGATCATAGCCAGCCGTCCTATTCTTACAAATTGGTGTATAGCGGTGTTTGCTGAGATTGTTACACCCTCTTCTATTTCAACGTGCCCTGCTAAGAGTGAGCCGTTACTTATTGTGATATTGTTTTTCAAGCAGCAGTCGTGAGCAATATGAGAGAAGCTCATTAGATAGTTATTGCTACCTATCTCTGTTCGATTCTCTTCTTCCGTTGAAGTATTGATAGTTGCATATTCTCTTATTATGTTATCATCGCCTATTAGGAGATGTCCTAATTGCTTCTTTAGCCCTAGCATCTGTGGTTTTTCACCAATAACAGAGCCGGTGTGGATGAGATTGTTTTTACCTATCTTGGTCGAACCTTTTATATGACAGAAAGGCAGTATCTCTGTACCTGCTCCTATCTCTACATGCTCTTCTACTATAGAGTATGGCCCTATCTCAACGCCTTCGCCAATCTTAGCTCTGGAATCTACTATTGCTGTTTTATCTATTTTCATTGCTTAATTATAGCACAAAACAATTGAAGAAATAAAACCCTTGTGTTATTCTTTAGCTATAATTATCTAGGAGGTAGATATGGATAAGATATATATATTTGATACAACTTTAAGGGATGGAGAGCAAGCTCCAGGTGCATCTTTAAATATAAAAGAGAAGATTGAGATTGCAAAGCAGCTTGAACGTCTCAATGTCGATGTGATAGAAGCAGGTTTCCCAATTGCTTCTCCTGGTGATTTTGAGGCGGTGAGTCTAATAGCTAAAAAAGTAAAGAAGCCTACCATCTGTGCTTTAGCCAGGTCTTTAAAGAAAGATATAGATGCTGCAGCCGGAGCTTTAAAGGGAGCCAAGAAGAGACGGATACATGTCTTCCTGGCTACTTCAAAGATACATATGAAGTATAAGCTGAAGAAAGCAGAAGATGAGATTCTAAAACAGGCGGTTAAGGCCGTTGAATATGCCGGGAAGTTTAGCGATGATGTTGAGTTTTCACCTGAGGATGCATCCCGTACAGAGAGAGAGTTCCTTTTCAAAATAATAGCCGAAGTGATAAATGCCGGAGCAGGGGTTGTAAATATACCCGATACAGTTGGCTATACAGTTCCGGAAGAGTTCTCTGACCTCATAACCCAGATAAATAAAAATGTGCCTAATATAGATGATGCAATTATAAGTGTCCATTGCCATGATGACCTGGGGTTATCCTGTGCTAATTCACTCTCTGCTGTTAAAGCAGGGGCTAGGCAGGTTGAGTGTACTATTAACGGAATCGGCGAGCGTGCAGGCAGTGCTCCTCTTGAAGAGATAGTTATGGCTATAAAGACAAGAGCGGATTTCTATAAGTCTAAAACTTCTATTAAGACAAAAGAGCTCTATAAGAGCAGCAGACTGGTAAGTCTTTTGATGGGAATAACTTTGCCTCCTAATAAGGCTGTAATAGGGGATAACGCCTTTAGCCATGAGTCCGGTATCCATCAGGATGGCGTATTAAAGATGCCTAAGACTTATGAGATTATGAGTCCAAGCGATGTCGGCTTTAAAGAGAGCAAACTTGTTCTGGGTAAGCATTCCGGCCGCCATGCATTTAGTAGAAAATTAGAAGAGTTGGGTGTTGAACTTAGTAAAAAGAAATTTCAGAAGGCATACGAGGAGTTCATAGCGCTTGCAGATAAGAAGAAAGAGGTCTTTGATGACGATATCATCGCTCTAATCGAGGATGAGATGAAAGAGGTACCCAAGGTATGGGAGTTTGTATATGTTCATACTGTGACAGGTTCCTCCACTATTCCTACTGCAACAGTAAAGTTAAGAAAGGATAAAAAGATCTATGAAGATGCTGCCTGCGGAGACGGCCCTATAGATGCCTGTTACAATACAATAGATAGGATTATAGGTATTAAGCCGAAGTTATTAAACTATAATCTTCGTGCTGTTACTTCAGGCCGTGATGCACTGGGTGAGGTTACAGTAAGGTTAAAACATAAAAATAGGGAGATTGTAGCGCGGGGAACTTCGACAGATATAGTAGAAGCTTCTACAAAAGCATATCTTAATGCTGTAAATAAAATAGTCTCCTAATGTCTCTCAATAGACAGATCTACGGTTTAGTCGGATATCCTGTCAAGCATAGCTTATCACCTTCTATGCATAATGCGGCTTTTGAGTATCTGGGCCTAAATGCAGAGTATAGGCTTTTTGAAGTAAAGCCGGATGATTTAGAAGATTTTTTAATCAACCGCAGAGATGTTTTAGGTTTTAATGTAACAGTTCCATATAAGGTTAAGGCAAAGGAGATCTTAGGCAAAGAGCTCTCTATAGCGAGAGATTTAAGTGAAGCTGAGATTGCGGTCTCTATAACATCTGCTATCAATACAGTCAAAAGAGAGCCTGAGCTGAAACTTTACAATACAGATGTTCTAGGATTTTCAAGGTCGCTAATAGAGGATTTAGGATTTGATAAAAAAGATAAAAAAGCCTTGGTTATAGGTTCCGGAGGTGCGGGCAGGGCTGTAATTGCGGGATTATCTGAAGAGAATAATAGTGCGAGTAAGATTTATATCTTTGAGATAGATAGAGATACTGCCTATAGTGTCAGCAGGCATCTCTTTGGCATAGAGAGACTTAAAGGTAAATTTGAGTTTATAGAGGGGCTTGAGATTCCCAGTATTATCAAAGAGTGTGATTTAGTAGTCAATGCTACAGCAGTTGGAATGAGAGACGGTGATGGGGTAGCGATAGACTTAAATCTACTCCATAAGGGTTTAAGCGTCTATGATGTTGTATACAATAGAGAGACTGCTTTAGTTAAAGAGGCGCGGTCTCTATGTATCTCTGTCTCAGATGGGCTGGGCATGCTTCTCTATCAGGGCGCAGCTGCGTTTGAAATATTTACAGGGGAAGATGCGCCGGTTAATATTATGAGAGAGGCGCTTTTAAAAGGAGCTAAGAGGTGATATTACTCATTTTTTTCTTAGGAGCATCTTTGGGGAGTTTTCTAAATGTATGTATATTGAGGCTGCCTCAGGAAGAGTCAGTTCTGCGGCCGCCGTCGCACTGCCCTAAATGTAAACATAGAATAAGATGGTTTGATAATATACCTATCTTAAGTTTTTTGGTTTTAAGAGCTAAGTGCAGGGATTGCGGGGCGGGTATCTCTATTCAATATCCTATTGTTGAATTAATAAGCGGATTAGTTCTGCTGTATTTTTACAATATCTATGGTATTAGTATTACTGCTTTTATCTTCTCTTTTTTCTTATATGGATTAATAGTTGCGGCTTTCAGTGATTTTCAGACCCGCTTAATTCCGGATGAAGTCAGTTTGGGGCTCTTGCCGGTTGGACTTATATTTTCGTTCTTTAATCCTGTTATAGAGAGTCTCTACGGCAGTAATCCTTTAATGGTCAGTCTTTTAGGGGCTGTTACCGGTGCTGCTATGATCTACTTAACAGGTCTCTTAGGTAAGATAGTCTTTAAAAAGGAGGCGATGGGATTTGGGGATGTTAAGTTTATGGCAATGATCGGCGCTTTCTTGGGCTGGAAGCTGATAATACTCAACTACTTTATTGCTCCATTTTTTGCTCTTGGCTACGGTCTCTATAGAAAGATCAGATATAAAGATGATTATCTGCCTTACGGTCCTTTTCTTGCAATTGCAGCTCTATCTGTCTTTATTTTTTATGATAAGCTGCTTGAGTTTTTCTTCTATCTTTGATAATACTAGATTTATAATAAGGAGGTATAGAGATGTTAAGGTTCTTAACCGCAGGTGAGTCTCACGGAAAGGCTCTCTCAGTTATTATGGACGGCTTTCCAGCAGGAGTAAAGATTGATACGGCCAGGATAAATTCTGAACTCTCAAGACGCCAGGTTGGTTATGGCCGCGGAGAGAGGATGAAGATAGAGAGAGATAAGGTTGAAATTATAAGCGGAATCAGTAAGGGTCTGACTTTCGGGGCTCCAATCTCAATCTTAATTAAGAATAAGGATTTTTCAATTGATAGAATGGCTGCAATAGATTCTCCCCGTCCGGGCCATGCCGATTTAGCAGGGGGTATGAAATACGGATTAAAAGATTTTAGGCTTATTCTCGAAAGAGCCTCAGCCAGGGAGACTGCCGCAAGAGTTGCGGCCGGAGCACTAGCCAAACAGTTTTTAGGCAACTTTGATATCTCTATATTCAGCCATGTTATTCAGATAGGAGGTGTAAGAGTAACAAAAAGAGTGACTATAGATAACATTCAGAGATTGGCTGAAAAATCGAAATTACGCTGCGTAGATTCTAAAGTAGAACTGGAGATGGTTAAGTTAATAGATAAGACCAGGGAAGATAAAGATTCACTAGGAGGGGTCTTTGAAGTTATAGCTAAGAGTCTGCCAGTAGGGCTTGGAAGCTATGTGCAGTGGGATTTAAGGCTTGATTCTCAGATTGCAGCAGGAATCCTATCGATTCCGGCAGTTAAGGCGGTTGAGATAGGAGATGGGGTTAAGAGTGCATCTCTATTCGGCTCAGAGGTTCAGGATGAGATAAGTTTCAATAAAAGTAAAGGGTTTAAGAGAGCTGCAAACAGAGCGGGGGGATTAGAGGGAGGTATTACAAATGGAGAACCTCTAATAGTCAGAGGTTATATGAAGCCCATTGCGACTCTATCTAAACCGCTAAGGTCGGTAAACATAAGGACTAAAAAAGAGGTCAAAGCTTTTAAGGAACGTGCTGATATTTGCGCTGTTCCTGCAGCCGGAGTTGTAGCTGAGAACATGCTCAGCTTTATAATAATGAGGAGTTTCCTGGATAAGTTCTCAGCTGATAATCTATCTGATATAAGAGCTAATTTTAAAAACTATCAAAAGCGCCTTAAGGATTTCTGATGAATCTTGTCTTAGTCGGATTTATGGGAACTGGAAAGACAGAAGTATCTAAAGAGGTTGCCGAAAGAGTAGGTATGCGTTATCTATCGATAGATAAGATGATAGAAGAGAGAGAGGGGATGAATATAAACGATATCTTCAAAGAGAAAGGTGAGGAGTATTTTAGAGAAGTTGAGAGAGATATAGTTAAAGAAGTTTCTTGTATGGATAGTGTTGTGATTGATGCCGGAGGCGGAGTTGTCTTAAACAATGAAAATATAGAGAACTTAAAGAGCTCCGGAGTAGTAATCTGCCTAAAAGCAAGGCCTGAAGTAATACTTCATAGAATGCGGAATAAGACCGATAGGCCTCTTTTAAACGTTAGAGATAAGCTCACTGAGATAAATGAGGTCTTGGATAGTAGAAGATTCTGTTATGATAAGATTGAAAAGTCTATTGATACATCAGATTTAACAATTGATGAGGTTGCGGAGCAAGTAAGAGTTATATTTAAATCTCTTATAGGTTAAATGGTAAAAAAGTTTCTGTTTATCCTTTCTTTTTTATTTGTTTTCGGTTTAGTCTCAGAGTTTAATCTAATTTCAGCTCAAAATAATAGAAGCGCGCTCTGCCTATTCAATAAAGAGAACTCTTCGGTAAGCAAAAAAGAGATAAGCAAGTTTTTAAAAGCAGCCCAGTTTTCATCG from Candidatus Kaelpia imicola includes the following:
- a CDS encoding PfkB family carbohydrate kinase, giving the protein MSILVVGSVALDTIKTPFGKADKILGGSAVYFSISAINFAPVKIVAVAGEDFPKKHIRFLKNKHINIEGLKIEQGKTFYWEGEYGWDFSNPKTITTDLNVFANFNPKIPRSYQNSKYLFLANIDPEIQIRVLNQVKNPKLIASDTMNYWIENKRKELLKLLKRIDIFIINESESKELTNQKNIIKAAKEIMKLGPEIVVIKKGEHGVLLFTKNHIFTAPAYLMESVSDPTGAGDTFAGGFIGYLAKIKRIDHENLRRATIYGTIMATFAVEDFSLRKLGKISTIDIERRMRKFKKLTDFEIKP
- a CDS encoding L,D-transpeptidase family protein, with translation MDRRVLIIILLVVVGGGFLIWGVSSSREDSEQVYQDQGVTELSQDDTEVSAASEIESISQFDALIEKGAEGTFEEGLLFAKQLTENNKLIEAREVYKRLVQNFSSHPDVGKLEQKLWGINMKIMFSPLLSDDSVIYEVKKGDTLYLIAKHFNTTVGFLKRSNSLSSDLIRIGQRLKIVTSKPSIIVDKSLNILTLKMDDEIVRVYSCSTGEFNSTPTGDFKIINKLSHPTWYKTGAVVPPDSEENILGSRWMGFELAGYGIHGTTKPQSIGQQVTAGCVRLYNKDVEELYDVVPLGTKVTIIE
- a CDS encoding acetyl-CoA carboxylase carboxyltransferase subunit alpha, which translates into the protein MAELDFERPILELERKISELESFSQDKNINLDDEIGGFQGKLENLKKEIYGALTPWQKIQVSRHSDRPTLLDYANMIMDDFIELHGDRCFGDDKALITGLAKIGGERVAVVGHQKGRDTKENLERNFGCAHPEGYRKAARIFSLAERFSLPVISLIDTPGAYPGVGAEERGQAHSIAENIRDMFQIKTPIIVVIIGEGGSGGALGIGIGDRVSMFEYSYYSVISPEGCAAILWRDRAMAEQASKALRLNAEDLLSFGIIDGIIEEPLGGAHREPEVAANNLKDFICRSLSELKGISIQDLIDKRYQKFRKIGLISESSS
- the lpxA gene encoding acyl-ACP--UDP-N-acetylglucosamine O-acyltransferase — encoded protein: MKIDKTAIVDSRAKIGEGVEIGPYSIVEEHVEIGAGTEILPFCHIKGSTKIGKNNLIHTGSVIGEKPQMLGLKKQLGHLLIGDDNIIREYATINTSTEEENRTEIGSNNYLMSFSHIAHDCCLKNNITISNGSLLAGHVEIEEGVTISANTAIHQFVRIGRLAMIGGLSRVTKDVPPFMMLIGNSKIFGINRVGIKRAGFSNEEIDEVKKAYTIIYRKRLPLNKIIEELKKIESTKAKEIIAFIESSKRGISGGKTSNLLEKTFLNYPLSVRQRIDTYKLFKKRDR
- a CDS encoding 2-isopropylmalate synthase, coding for MDKIYIFDTTLRDGEQAPGASLNIKEKIEIAKQLERLNVDVIEAGFPIASPGDFEAVSLIAKKVKKPTICALARSLKKDIDAAAGALKGAKKRRIHVFLATSKIHMKYKLKKAEDEILKQAVKAVEYAGKFSDDVEFSPEDASRTEREFLFKIIAEVINAGAGVVNIPDTVGYTVPEEFSDLITQINKNVPNIDDAIISVHCHDDLGLSCANSLSAVKAGARQVECTINGIGERAGSAPLEEIVMAIKTRADFYKSKTSIKTKELYKSSRLVSLLMGITLPPNKAVIGDNAFSHESGIHQDGVLKMPKTYEIMSPSDVGFKESKLVLGKHSGRHAFSRKLEELGVELSKKKFQKAYEEFIALADKKKEVFDDDIIALIEDEMKEVPKVWEFVYVHTVTGSSTIPTATVKLRKDKKIYEDAACGDGPIDACYNTIDRIIGIKPKLLNYNLRAVTSGRDALGEVTVRLKHKNREIVARGTSTDIVEASTKAYLNAVNKIVS
- a CDS encoding shikimate dehydrogenase, whose amino-acid sequence is MSLNRQIYGLVGYPVKHSLSPSMHNAAFEYLGLNAEYRLFEVKPDDLEDFLINRRDVLGFNVTVPYKVKAKEILGKELSIARDLSEAEIAVSITSAINTVKREPELKLYNTDVLGFSRSLIEDLGFDKKDKKALVIGSGGAGRAVIAGLSEENNSASKIYIFEIDRDTAYSVSRHLFGIERLKGKFEFIEGLEIPSIIKECDLVVNATAVGMRDGDGVAIDLNLLHKGLSVYDVVYNRETALVKEARSLCISVSDGLGMLLYQGAAAFEIFTGEDAPVNIMREALLKGAKR
- a CDS encoding prepilin peptidase, coding for MILLIFFLGASLGSFLNVCILRLPQEESVLRPPSHCPKCKHRIRWFDNIPILSFLVLRAKCRDCGAGISIQYPIVELISGLVLLYFYNIYGISITAFIFSFFLYGLIVAAFSDFQTRLIPDEVSLGLLPVGLIFSFFNPVIESLYGSNPLMVSLLGAVTGAAMIYLTGLLGKIVFKKEAMGFGDVKFMAMIGAFLGWKLIILNYFIAPFFALGYGLYRKIRYKDDYLPYGPFLAIAALSVFIFYDKLLEFFFYL
- the aroC gene encoding chorismate synthase encodes the protein MLRFLTAGESHGKALSVIMDGFPAGVKIDTARINSELSRRQVGYGRGERMKIERDKVEIISGISKGLTFGAPISILIKNKDFSIDRMAAIDSPRPGHADLAGGMKYGLKDFRLILERASARETAARVAAGALAKQFLGNFDISIFSHVIQIGGVRVTKRVTIDNIQRLAEKSKLRCVDSKVELEMVKLIDKTREDKDSLGGVFEVIAKSLPVGLGSYVQWDLRLDSQIAAGILSIPAVKAVEIGDGVKSASLFGSEVQDEISFNKSKGFKRAANRAGGLEGGITNGEPLIVRGYMKPIATLSKPLRSVNIRTKKEVKAFKERADICAVPAAGVVAENMLSFIIMRSFLDKFSADNLSDIRANFKNYQKRLKDF
- a CDS encoding shikimate kinase, encoding MNLVLVGFMGTGKTEVSKEVAERVGMRYLSIDKMIEEREGMNINDIFKEKGEEYFREVERDIVKEVSCMDSVVIDAGGGVVLNNENIENLKSSGVVICLKARPEVILHRMRNKTDRPLLNVRDKLTEINEVLDSRRFCYDKIEKSIDTSDLTIDEVAEQVRVIFKSLIG